A single genomic interval of Oleidesulfovibrio alaskensis DSM 16109 harbors:
- a CDS encoding rhomboid family intramembrane serine protease has protein sequence MAISAGRSGTILRGGTTGTGRHRMVRRGASRWWCDVVPLLAASGLRVRAGVAPAWPLVLASRGIPYRLQHRSWGAALYVPLLYERLAAAEILRAEHENTPAAAVPLPAPVFPTAAVTYWVLLCLAVWHGVRMHWWPWLNHFLPAVGGLSAEQWAEAGRLDGMRVLVDREWFRVVTALTLHADSGHLLGNVVSGGVFMPLLCRRTGAGAGWLLVLLAGAAGNVCSVLFSGYDYLSMGASTGVFGAVGALCGITLALEGRQGRVKAFAVIAAGLGLLAMLGMEGERTDITAHVAGLVCGFAAGRLSGGLLHPGGAAVVSRRWMQTCCGLAAVLLTGAAWGCALAVYM, from the coding sequence GTGGCCATTTCTGCCGGACGTTCAGGTACCATTCTGCGGGGCGGGACGACCGGGACAGGCAGACACCGCATGGTCCGGCGCGGAGCTTCGCGCTGGTGGTGCGATGTGGTGCCTCTGCTGGCGGCTTCCGGACTGCGTGTGCGGGCCGGAGTAGCTCCGGCATGGCCGCTGGTGCTGGCATCGCGGGGTATTCCCTACCGGCTGCAGCACCGTTCATGGGGGGCGGCGTTGTATGTGCCGCTGCTTTATGAGCGTCTGGCTGCCGCGGAAATACTCCGCGCCGAACATGAAAATACCCCCGCCGCAGCGGTGCCGCTTCCCGCACCGGTTTTTCCAACTGCGGCAGTCACTTACTGGGTGCTGCTCTGTCTGGCCGTCTGGCACGGCGTGCGTATGCACTGGTGGCCGTGGCTCAATCATTTTTTACCAGCTGTTGGCGGGCTTTCTGCGGAACAATGGGCCGAAGCCGGACGTCTGGACGGCATGCGTGTGCTGGTGGACCGCGAGTGGTTCCGCGTTGTGACCGCGCTTACTCTGCACGCCGACAGCGGCCATCTGCTGGGCAATGTTGTTTCCGGCGGTGTGTTTATGCCTTTGCTCTGCCGTCGCACCGGTGCCGGTGCGGGCTGGCTGCTTGTGCTGCTGGCCGGTGCCGCCGGCAATGTCTGCAGTGTTCTGTTTTCCGGCTATGACTATCTGAGTATGGGGGCCTCCACAGGTGTCTTCGGCGCTGTGGGGGCTTTGTGCGGCATAACGCTGGCTCTGGAGGGCAGGCAGGGCCGTGTGAAGGCTTTTGCGGTCATTGCTGCAGGACTGGGGCTGCTTGCCATGCTGGGCATGGAGGGAGAACGTACCGACATTACAGCACATGTGGCCGGACTTGTGTGCGGTTTTGCCGCGGGCAGGCTGAGCGGAGGCCTGCTGCATCCCGGGGGGGCCGCCGTTGTCAGCCGCAGGTGGATGCAGACATGCTGCGGACTGGCCGCAGTGCTGCTGACAGGCGCCGCCTGGGGCTGCGCTCTGGCTGTGTATATGTAG
- a CDS encoding FxsA family protein: MLLRLLLLFTIIPFIELYLLIQVGSAIGAGSTILLVILTGIAGAWLARTEGLSTMFKVRQSLDKGVMPADEMVEGLMILVAGILLITPGLMTDALGLVLLFPLTRAPLARRLRRSFASSVQVHGAARSSQFSGGFGSGGTFYSRTYYSGGFGPEAQEEPRRTVVIDCEAAEDGSQDDPRVIDCDADGPRRK; encoded by the coding sequence ATGCTGCTACGCCTTTTACTGCTGTTTACCATAATCCCTTTCATCGAGCTGTATCTGCTCATTCAGGTCGGCAGCGCCATCGGTGCCGGTTCAACCATACTGCTGGTCATACTTACGGGCATAGCCGGTGCATGGCTGGCCCGCACGGAAGGGCTGAGCACCATGTTCAAGGTGCGCCAGTCGCTGGATAAAGGTGTCATGCCTGCTGATGAGATGGTTGAGGGCCTGATGATTCTTGTGGCCGGTATTCTGCTGATAACACCGGGTCTCATGACCGATGCGCTGGGACTTGTATTACTTTTCCCGCTTACCAGAGCGCCGCTGGCACGCCGGTTGCGGCGGAGTTTCGCCAGCTCGGTGCAGGTGCACGGGGCAGCCCGCTCCTCGCAGTTTTCCGGCGGGTTCGGCAGCGGCGGAACATTTTATTCCCGTACCTACTATTCCGGCGGGTTCGGTCCCGAAGCACAGGAAGAGCCGCGCAGGACTGTTGTCATAGACTGTGAAGCCGCGGAGGACGGTTCGCAGGATGACCCCCGCGTCATCGATTGCGATGCGGATGGTCCGCGGCGGAAATAG